TCCCTCTTAGCTATGATAACTGCTGGTCCCTTAATCTGCATCGCTTCTTTTATTGCTTCTCTCGTTGCCTTCAAATCATACGGATCAACTGTTTTGACGTATTTGACTCCTAAAGCTTTGACTAATGCCTCAATGTCAATCTCATTGAATTTTCTCCCTGTTTCACTTCCACCAGTTCCGGGGTGAGGCTGATGTCCAGTCATTGCCGTTGTTCTGTTGTCAAGAATCATCACAAGAACATCAAGATTCTTGTAAACAGCATCCACCAGAGGCTGTATTCCGTTGTGGAAGAATGTCGAGTCTCCAATTGTGGCAACAATTTTCTTGCCAAAAGCTATGCTCTGGCCGTTTGCTAAGCTTATGCTTGCTCCCATGACGTATTCCGTCCAAATAGCCTCAAGAGGGGGTAGCAATGAGAGGGCATAGCACCCAATATCCCCATGAACTGGAAGCTCATCTCTTTTGAATTTAAGTTCTCTAAGAGCATCGAGCAGAGCTCTATAAGAGCCGCGGTGAGGGCAGCCTGGACACATGGTTGGAGGTCTTGAGGGTGCTAGTTTTTCTGCTTCTTCCACTTCCTTAGGCTTCTCGTAGCTTTGGGCTTCCTTTCCAAGAAGTCTCAAAAGGGCGTTTCTAACCAAGCTTGGCGTTAACTCTCCTTCAAGAGGCAAATGGCCGGTTCTCTTCCCATATATTGGAACGCTAAGCCCTTCCTCATACGCTGCAATTTTAACCTCTTCCTCTAAGAAAGGTGCCCCATCCTCAACAACTATCGCCATGTCAACGCTCTTAAGAAAATCAACTACCAGTTTCCTTGGAAGAGGATGCGGGGTTGAGAGCTTTAAGATTTTAAAGCTTTCACCAATCTTTGGAACAACTTCTTTTACATAGTTGTATGGAGCTCCTTCAGCAATAATTCCTATTCTTCCGTCACCTTCAACCCAGTTGAAGCTTAAAGTTTCGAATTCTTTTTCAATTTCTCTAAGCGTCTTGTTCAGCCATTTATGCCTCTCCAAGTTGCCTTTCATTGAGGCTCTCACATACCTCTGTATGTCCTTCTTGAACTCCGGCTTTCTCTCAAGCTTAACAAACTCGCCAACTTCAACGTCAGCAGTTGTGTGATTTACCCTAGTCGTAGTTCTGAATATCACAGGAACTTTGTATTTCTCACTAAGCTCATAGGCATATTTGATTAAGTCATGAGCTTCTTGGGGGTCATAAGGCTCAAGGACCGGTAAAAGGGAGAGCTTTCCATAATATCTGTCATCTTGCTCTGTTTGAGAAGTATGAGGCCCAGGGTCATCTGCAACAAGAATCACCAATCCACCTTCAACACCAGAATAAGCCAAGCTCATGAGAGGATCAGCGGCAACGTTTAAGCCAACACATTTCATAGTTACCAAACTTCTAAGCCCAGCATAAGAAACGCCAGCTGCTTCTTCTAAAGCTACTTTCTCATTTGGCGCCCATTCAGCAAAAATCTCAGGATTAAGACGTGCTATCGTTTCAATGACCTCGGTTGATGGGGTTCCAGGATAACCAGTTGCAAAAGAAATTCCGCTCTCTAAAGCTCCATAAGCAATAGCTTCATTACCCATCAAAAGTTTCCTCATCCTCACCACCAAAAATTAATCGAGCTTCATGTTAAAAACCCGTATTTCGGAAAGATAGCAGGCAGAATGAAAAAGATTCAAAAGAGAGAGGAGAATCCAAATTAAATTTCAAAGGTATATTTTCACTTAGCTTTCTTGTTCTCCTAATCTAAAAACAATGATCAGAAGCACAATTATAACTAAAAATGCACCTCCAGTTTCTAAACCAAGTCCCTTGATAATTATAGAAACCTTAAAAACCACTTCCCATCCTATAAATGCTGTTATCATGAGAACCATCAGAGCAAGGAGAATTTTGTATCCATAGCGCTCCATGAAAAGCGCAAAATCCAAAATAAATCACCTCCTCTTATACCACTTATCATCATAGAAGTACTTTCCATGTGCTTGGGCATAGGCATCCATGACCTTTCTCCTAACTGAGAAAGCGTAAACCACCACTATTATTAGCATCAGCCCCCCAATTTCCCAGCTGTATCTCCGGAGGAAGTATAGGTAGCCGAGTATTGGTATTCCAACAACCACTACTATTACGAGAGCCATCAATCCAAGAAGTAGCTTATATCCATACCTCTCCATGAAGAGGGCAAAATCCATAAACACCACCATGGTAAATTCTCCATTAAAGTTTAAAAGTTTTTCATTTATTGTAGTTGCCGAGCATCTTAAATATCTTCACAGCAATTAATCAATGGTGCCAAAAATGAAGGTTAAAGAGCTTTTAGAGCTTGTTGAAGAAGCAATAGCAAACGTCAAAGTTGCAGTAGTTGTGAGCAATCAAAGAATTTTTGAAAGCCCTCATACAAGCTGGGAGTTTACTCAGCGCTCTTTAGAGTTGCAAGATGAACTCGATAAGCTGAATAGGATAAAAGACTATCTCTTAAAATTTGATCCGGAGGAGGATGTCAAGAAGATGTTCTCAAAGGAAGAGTTTGAGGAACTTTTGAAATACCTAGCAACAATAAGGGAGATGAAGGAGCATGAATTTTAAAGAGCTTGAGGAAAGAGCGGTTAAGTTTCGAGATGAAAGACTGTGGAAGAAATACCACACTCCGAAAAACCTCACTATTTCAATAGCTGTAGAGGTGGGAGAGCTTTTAGAGCATTTCCAGTGGGACACAAACGAAGAAATTCTTGAGAAAGTTAAGAATCCAAAGATTAAAGAAGAGATTGGAGATGAAATTGCTGATATAATAATCTACCTCACGCTTTTGGCCCATGAGCTTGGCATTGACTTAGATGAAGCTGTTGAAAGGAAGCTGAAGAAAAATGAGGAAAAGTATCCAGCAAAGGAAATAAGACTTCAAGAAATCGTTGAAGAGCTTGGAGGGGAAATAATTGAAGTTGGAAAAGAAGTTAGGAGCGTCAAACAGGTTACAAAGCTCCTAGGAGTCAAGCCAGAGCAAGTTGTTAAATCCCTAGTCTTCATCACTGAAAAGGAGCCAATTTTAGTCATAGTTGATGGAAAGTCTAAAGCTAGCTTAGAAAAGCTCGCAAAATACTTTAGGAAAGTTAGAATGGCAAGCAAAGAGGAAGTTGAGAAAATTACAGGATATAAAGTCGGAGAAGTTCCACCAGTTGGGGTTTCAATTAGAACGGTGATTGACAAGAAAGTCCTTGAAAAAGAAATCGTAATAGCCGGCGGTGGAAGAATTGACCGCCTGATAAAGATAAAGCCAGAGAAGACAGTTGAGTTCCAAAAGGCCGAAGTTCTAGACATTGCGGAATAAAAAGAAATCAGAAAGCACCATAGGCCTTAAGCTCCTCAGCAAGCTTTTTATAGTCTTCAGCTTCCATCACTTTTTCTGCCATCTTTGTTAGGAGAAAATAAAGAGTTGCAATGTTATTTTTAGTGAGCTTAATCCTCACGTCAATTCCAAATCCATAAATCTCAACATAATCATCTTTGAATACAACGTAATAAGTTGCCTTTTGAGAGTCATTATATTCGTCTTCAGAAGGCTGCTCATCAGTGGGAAAAAGAACCAGCGGCTCTTTGAGAATGTCAAGCTCCATTTCATAATATTCAAACTTTCTCATACTAATCATGGCTAACCACCAACTAGAAGAGCATACAGCCACAATTTGCTACATACTCCTTTGTTCCTGCTCTTTAAAAGCTTTTTCATTCGACGATTTGCAAAGAGATTTTAGACAAAAAAGGTAAAAATCAACTCTTAAATGCAGTTCTAAGCTTTTCAGTTTCCTCTTCACTCATCCTGTTCCTAATCCATCGTTCTTTTAGCTCTAAGTTCTCGTCTTCAATGTCAAGGACAGCCTTTCTGACACCCCCTCTCGGAAAGTTCGTATCTCCTTCATACCTCGGAATTACATGAATGTGAAGATGAGGAACAGTCTGCCCAGCGGCTTTTCCTAAATTTATACCAACATTAAAGCCGTCTGGATTTAAAGTCAGCTTCAACTTCTCCATTGCAAGTTCAATTCCTCTAAGCAAGGCAACTTTCTCCTCAAAGCTCAGCTCCTCCCATTTTTCCACATGCCTCTTTGGGACAACCAATAGATGACCTTTATTGGCTGGATAAGAGTCAATAAGGATCCTAATTAAGTCATCTTCATAAAGCAGCACTTCAGGATTTGCATTGCAGAAGGGGCATTTCATTTAACCACCTCCAAAATTATAAAGAGGAAGAAAATAAAAAGCTATGGCAGATGATGAGC
This DNA window, taken from Thermococcus sp. M39, encodes the following:
- the iorA gene encoding indolepyruvate ferredoxin oxidoreductase subunit alpha, translating into MRKLLMGNEAIAYGALESGISFATGYPGTPSTEVIETIARLNPEIFAEWAPNEKVALEEAAGVSYAGLRSLVTMKCVGLNVAADPLMSLAYSGVEGGLVILVADDPGPHTSQTEQDDRYYGKLSLLPVLEPYDPQEAHDLIKYAYELSEKYKVPVIFRTTTRVNHTTADVEVGEFVKLERKPEFKKDIQRYVRASMKGNLERHKWLNKTLREIEKEFETLSFNWVEGDGRIGIIAEGAPYNYVKEVVPKIGESFKILKLSTPHPLPRKLVVDFLKSVDMAIVVEDGAPFLEEEVKIAAYEEGLSVPIYGKRTGHLPLEGELTPSLVRNALLRLLGKEAQSYEKPKEVEEAEKLAPSRPPTMCPGCPHRGSYRALLDALRELKFKRDELPVHGDIGCYALSLLPPLEAIWTEYVMGASISLANGQSIAFGKKIVATIGDSTFFHNGIQPLVDAVYKNLDVLVMILDNRTTAMTGHQPHPGTGGSETGRKFNEIDIEALVKALGVKYVKTVDPYDLKATREAIKEAMQIKGPAVIIAKRECIIPVIRRGEIEELPTVIGDKCVGCKACILLTGCPALVYDPEINKVKIDPLICTGCGICNQLCPFDAIKFPSEIEKKE
- a CDS encoding YbaK/EbsC family protein yields the protein MNFKELEERAVKFRDERLWKKYHTPKNLTISIAVEVGELLEHFQWDTNEEILEKVKNPKIKEEIGDEIADIIIYLTLLAHELGIDLDEAVERKLKKNEEKYPAKEIRLQEIVEELGGEIIEVGKEVRSVKQVTKLLGVKPEQVVKSLVFITEKEPILVIVDGKSKASLEKLAKYFRKVRMASKEEVEKITGYKVGEVPPVGVSIRTVIDKKVLEKEIVIAGGGRIDRLIKIKPEKTVEFQKAEVLDIAE
- a CDS encoding HIT family protein, with the translated sequence MKCPFCNANPEVLLYEDDLIRILIDSYPANKGHLLVVPKRHVEKWEELSFEEKVALLRGIELAMEKLKLTLNPDGFNVGINLGKAAGQTVPHLHIHVIPRYEGDTNFPRGGVRKAVLDIEDENLELKERWIRNRMSEEETEKLRTAFKS